One part of the Rutidosis leptorrhynchoides isolate AG116_Rl617_1_P2 chromosome 1, CSIRO_AGI_Rlap_v1, whole genome shotgun sequence genome encodes these proteins:
- the LOC139885990 gene encoding histone H2A.6-like — MAGRGKTLGSSAAKKATSRSSKAGLQFPVGRIARFLKAGKYAERVGAGAPVYLAAVLEYLAAEVLELAGNAARDNKKTRIVPRHIQLAVRNDEELSKLLGDVTIANGGVMPNIHNLLLPKKAAGSSKASVDDED, encoded by the exons ATGGCAGGTAGAGGCAAAACCCTAGGATCCAGTGCTGCGAAGAAAGCCACTTCAAGAAGCAGTAAAGCCGGCCTTCAATTTCCCGTCGGTCGTATCGCTCGTTTTCTTAAAGCCGGAAAATACGCCGAACGTGTTGGTGCTGGTGCTCCGGTGTACCTTGCCGCCGTTTTAGAATACCTTGCCGCTGAG GTTCTTGAATTGGCTGGCAATGCAGCAAGAGACAACAAGAAGACAAGAATTGTTCCAAGACACATTCAATTAGCGGTGAGGAATGATGAGGAATTAAGCAAGCTTCTTGGTGACGTCACAATTGCTAATGGTGGTGTTATGCCTAACATCCACAACCTTCTTCTACCCAAGAAAGCTGCTGGCTCTTCAAAGGCAT